One Lacunisphaera limnophila DNA window includes the following coding sequences:
- a CDS encoding efflux RND transporter permease subunit produces the protein MILSDVSIRRPVVALVASILVVLIGLLSFAKLPVREYPLIDSPVVSVETSYRGASAEVVEAKITEPLEKEIASIDGIRVIRSSSQEESSRITVEFGLSRSVDEAANDVRDRVSRARGRLPDEINEPVITKADADSSPVITLAFNSERYSRLELVELVERIAIQRLQTIPGVGTVGVRGPRYAMRLWVDSDRLAAHQLTVGDVENALRQQNVEIPGGRIESSSREFPVRIEGRMTQVAEFENLVLATRGNYQVKFSDVGRVELGAEEYRSEAYFKGRPTVGVQVLRQAQANVLDVAAGVKKMIPLIKADLPDGINVDIGFDSSVFVDRSVREVYKTLWEASVLVVLMIFLFLRDWRATMVPLVAIPVSIIGSFAVMSWMGFTINTLTLLALVLAVGLVVDDAIVMLENIYRRIEEGEGPIHAAIFGARQVAFAVIATTLTLAAVFLPVAFQSGQTGRLFFEFGITLAVSVLVSAFVALTLTPMLCSRVLRPKIVDGQAQHGWFYQKTEPFFVRLNGLFERTLRGAFRVQPLVLLGALLFTAGGMALYTQLQRELTPLEDRGIFTANLIAPIGATPEYLRLYSVDMEQMILKIPEIDRTFHRTGDGGRAFVFATLKPWEERERKTQEIVAELRRNFQREVTGGQAVANPVRPFGGGPRGGAGGVQLVLLGSDFDELQRLGGEYLKAMRESGQFIQPRVDPSPTKPQLDVKIDRAKAADLKVPISAIASTLESLLGGRRVTEFQRGNQQYYAIVQVTDENRATPSDLSRLYVRSTDGVLVQLSNVVSWSENTVPESYPHFNRLRSVTVSAQMSEGRTIGDGVAFLNSLSETTLPAGYTYAWDGETREFVESGNDTLILFGLALLFTFLILAAQFESWIHPVTIFTGVFIAVAGGLLVLYATRYWGVAMTDNLFSRFGLIMLIGLVAKNGILIVEFANQLQVEKGEDAMTAAFEAATIRFRPILMTSISTVLGAVPIAFASGAGAETRNPMGIVVVGGLTLSTLITLYVIPIVYVLMDRLCVRFTGHSSAHGLKKAAEIERETESLPATAH, from the coding sequence ATGATCCTTTCCGATGTCTCCATCCGCCGACCGGTGGTGGCCCTCGTGGCCTCGATCCTCGTCGTGCTCATCGGTCTGCTCAGCTTCGCCAAGCTGCCGGTCCGCGAGTACCCCCTGATCGACTCGCCGGTGGTCTCGGTCGAGACCAGTTATCGCGGGGCCTCCGCCGAGGTGGTCGAGGCCAAGATTACCGAGCCGTTGGAAAAGGAAATCGCCTCCATCGACGGCATCCGCGTCATCCGCTCCAGCTCCCAGGAGGAGTCGTCCCGCATCACGGTCGAGTTCGGCCTGAGTCGCAGTGTGGACGAGGCGGCCAACGATGTGCGTGACCGCGTCAGCCGCGCCCGCGGCCGGTTGCCCGACGAAATCAATGAGCCGGTCATCACCAAGGCCGATGCGGATTCCTCGCCGGTGATCACGCTCGCCTTCAATTCCGAACGCTACAGCCGGTTGGAGCTGGTCGAGCTGGTCGAGCGCATCGCGATCCAACGCCTGCAGACCATCCCGGGCGTCGGCACGGTGGGCGTGCGCGGGCCGCGCTACGCCATGCGCCTGTGGGTGGACAGCGACCGCCTGGCCGCGCACCAGCTCACGGTGGGCGACGTGGAGAACGCCCTCCGCCAGCAAAACGTCGAGATTCCCGGTGGCCGCATCGAGTCCAGTTCACGCGAGTTTCCGGTCCGCATCGAAGGGCGCATGACCCAGGTCGCGGAATTTGAAAACCTGGTGCTCGCGACCCGGGGCAACTATCAGGTCAAGTTCAGCGATGTCGGCCGGGTGGAGCTGGGGGCGGAGGAGTACCGTTCCGAGGCCTATTTCAAGGGTCGGCCCACGGTGGGCGTCCAGGTCCTCCGGCAGGCCCAAGCCAACGTGCTGGATGTCGCCGCCGGGGTTAAAAAAATGATCCCGCTGATCAAGGCCGACCTGCCGGACGGCATCAACGTGGACATCGGTTTTGACAGCTCCGTGTTCGTCGACCGCTCCGTGCGCGAGGTCTACAAGACGCTCTGGGAGGCGTCGGTGCTCGTCGTGCTGATGATCTTCCTCTTTCTCCGCGACTGGCGCGCGACCATGGTGCCGCTGGTCGCCATCCCGGTGTCGATCATCGGCTCGTTTGCCGTGATGAGCTGGATGGGTTTCACGATCAACACGCTCACGCTCCTCGCGCTGGTCTTGGCGGTGGGCCTCGTGGTCGACGATGCCATCGTGATGCTCGAGAACATCTACCGGCGCATCGAGGAAGGGGAGGGCCCCATCCATGCGGCCATCTTCGGCGCGCGGCAGGTGGCCTTCGCGGTGATCGCCACCACCCTCACGCTGGCGGCGGTGTTTCTGCCGGTGGCCTTCCAATCCGGCCAGACCGGGCGGCTGTTCTTCGAGTTCGGCATCACGCTCGCCGTGTCGGTCCTGGTGTCGGCCTTCGTGGCCCTGACTCTGACCCCGATGCTGTGCTCGCGGGTGTTGCGGCCCAAGATCGTGGACGGCCAGGCGCAGCACGGTTGGTTCTACCAGAAGACCGAACCTTTCTTTGTCCGGCTCAACGGCCTGTTCGAGCGGACTCTGCGCGGGGCTTTCCGGGTCCAGCCGCTGGTGCTGCTGGGCGCGCTGCTTTTCACGGCCGGCGGCATGGCGCTTTATACCCAGCTCCAGCGGGAGCTCACGCCGCTTGAGGATCGCGGCATCTTCACCGCCAACCTGATCGCGCCCATCGGGGCGACGCCCGAATACCTGCGGCTCTACTCCGTGGACATGGAGCAGATGATCCTGAAGATCCCCGAAATCGACCGCACCTTCCACCGTACGGGCGACGGCGGCCGGGCCTTTGTCTTCGCCACGCTCAAGCCGTGGGAGGAACGGGAGCGCAAGACGCAGGAGATCGTTGCGGAGCTCCGGCGCAATTTCCAAAGGGAGGTCACCGGCGGCCAGGCGGTGGCCAATCCCGTGCGCCCGTTCGGTGGCGGCCCCCGGGGCGGCGCCGGCGGCGTGCAACTCGTGCTGCTGGGCAGTGATTTCGACGAGTTGCAGCGGCTGGGCGGGGAATACCTGAAGGCGATGCGCGAGAGCGGCCAGTTCATCCAACCGCGGGTGGATCCCTCACCCACCAAGCCGCAGCTCGACGTGAAGATCGACCGGGCCAAGGCCGCCGATCTCAAGGTGCCGATCAGCGCGATCGCCTCCACGCTCGAATCCCTGCTCGGCGGCCGCCGCGTGACCGAGTTCCAGCGCGGCAACCAGCAGTATTACGCCATTGTGCAGGTGACCGACGAAAACCGGGCCACGCCCAGCGACCTGTCGCGCCTGTATGTGCGCTCCACCGACGGCGTGCTGGTGCAGCTGAGCAATGTGGTCAGCTGGTCCGAGAACACGGTGCCGGAGAGCTACCCGCACTTCAACCGGCTGCGGTCGGTCACGGTGTCGGCGCAGATGAGCGAGGGGCGCACCATCGGTGATGGCGTCGCCTTCCTGAACAGCCTCAGCGAGACGACGCTGCCGGCGGGCTACACCTATGCCTGGGACGGCGAGACCCGGGAATTTGTCGAGAGCGGCAACGACACCCTGATCCTCTTCGGCCTCGCCCTGCTGTTCACCTTCCTGATCCTGGCGGCCCAGTTCGAGTCGTGGATCCATCCGGTCACGATCTTCACCGGTGTGTTCATCGCCGTGGCCGGCGGCCTCCTGGTGCTCTACGCCACGCGTTATTGGGGCGTGGCGATGACGGACAACCTCTTCTCCCGTTTCGGGCTGATCATGCTGATCGGGCTGGTGGCCAAGAACGGCATCCTCATCGTGGAGTTCGCGAACCAGCTGCAGGTGGAGAAGGGCGAGGACGCCATGACCGCCGCCTTCGAGGCGGCGACGATCCGTTTCCGTCCGATCCTGATGACCTCCATCTCCACGGTGCTCGGGGCCGTGCCCATCGCCTTCGCCTCGGGCGCGGGGGCGGAGACGCGCAACCCGATGGGCATCGTCGTCGTAGGCGGCCTGACGCTCTCCACCCTTATCACGCTCTATGTGATCCCGATCGTCTACGTGCTGATGGACCGGCTTTGCGTCCGTTTCACCGGCCACTCCAGCGCTCATGGCCTGAAGAAGGCGGCGGAGATCGAACGCGAGACCGAAAGCCTGCCGGCCACGGCGCACTGA
- the typA gene encoding translational GTPase TypA: MNQNIRNIAIIAHVDHGKTTLVDKLLKEGGVYRANQRVEERAMDSMDLEKEKGITIKAKNTSVHWKDKIVNILDTPGHADFGGEVERALRMVDGVLLVIDAYDGPQAQTRFVLRKALAHGLKVVIVINKIDRENADPAKMYDKVLELLMELNATEEQFDAPVVYGSGRDGYMMYHLGEEKKDMTPLFETIIEHVPPPFAKPDEPFHMLVSNIDWSDYVGRIAVGKILGGTVRIGDAVNVIRHNETSKKIRAKITKIFEFTGLGQREVESAAAGNIVGLSGFEDVDIGDTLDVREEAHALPFTQIDPPTLEMQFCVNDGPLVGQEGKLVTSRQLRERLMRELKVNVSIQIEDSDKAGIFNVKARGAMQVAVLVETMRREGFELLVSRPTVIEKIGPNGERQEPYETVWIEVPDECVGSIMQNLANRKGRLTNMEKLSHSTMLEAVITTRGLIGMEIDVVNATSGRGVLSHLFKEYGPLAGEVLTRITGTLIATEAGETTGYALVMCQERGKLFVNPGEQVYEGMIVGENPRNEDIAINAVREKKLTNFRSQGEGVASGLTPATKLSLERSIEYIAADELVEVTPKSLRLRKRILNNAARQKAAKSGKA, encoded by the coding sequence ATGAACCAGAACATCCGCAACATCGCCATCATCGCCCACGTTGACCATGGTAAAACCACCCTGGTCGACAAGCTCCTCAAGGAGGGCGGTGTCTACCGCGCCAACCAACGCGTCGAGGAACGCGCCATGGACTCCATGGACCTCGAGAAGGAGAAGGGCATCACCATCAAGGCCAAGAACACCTCGGTCCACTGGAAGGACAAGATCGTCAACATTCTCGACACCCCCGGCCACGCCGACTTCGGCGGCGAGGTCGAACGCGCCCTCCGCATGGTCGACGGCGTGCTCCTCGTGATCGACGCCTATGACGGTCCCCAGGCCCAGACCCGTTTCGTGCTCCGCAAGGCCCTCGCGCACGGCCTCAAGGTCGTCATCGTCATCAACAAGATCGACCGCGAGAACGCCGACCCGGCCAAGATGTACGACAAGGTGCTCGAACTCCTGATGGAGCTCAACGCCACCGAGGAGCAGTTCGACGCCCCCGTCGTCTATGGTTCCGGCCGCGACGGCTACATGATGTACCACCTCGGCGAGGAGAAGAAGGACATGACCCCCCTCTTCGAGACGATCATCGAGCACGTCCCGCCCCCGTTCGCCAAGCCCGACGAGCCCTTCCACATGCTCGTGTCCAACATTGATTGGAGCGACTACGTCGGCCGTATCGCCGTCGGCAAGATCCTCGGCGGCACCGTCCGCATCGGTGATGCCGTCAACGTCATCCGCCATAACGAGACCAGCAAAAAAATCCGCGCCAAGATCACCAAGATCTTCGAGTTCACCGGCCTCGGCCAGCGTGAGGTCGAGAGCGCCGCGGCTGGCAACATCGTCGGTCTCTCCGGCTTCGAGGACGTCGACATCGGCGACACCCTCGATGTGCGCGAGGAGGCCCATGCCCTCCCCTTCACCCAGATCGACCCGCCGACCCTCGAGATGCAGTTCTGCGTCAACGACGGCCCGCTCGTCGGCCAGGAAGGCAAGCTCGTCACCTCCCGCCAGCTGCGCGAGCGCCTGATGCGCGAGCTCAAGGTCAACGTGTCCATCCAGATCGAGGACTCCGACAAGGCCGGCATCTTCAACGTCAAGGCCCGCGGCGCCATGCAGGTCGCCGTGCTGGTCGAGACGATGCGTCGCGAGGGCTTCGAGCTCCTCGTCTCCCGCCCGACCGTCATCGAGAAGATCGGACCCAACGGCGAGCGCCAGGAGCCCTACGAGACCGTCTGGATCGAGGTACCCGATGAGTGCGTCGGTTCCATCATGCAGAATCTGGCGAACCGCAAGGGCCGCCTGACCAACATGGAGAAGCTCTCCCACTCCACGATGCTCGAGGCCGTCATCACCACCCGCGGCCTCATCGGCATGGAGATCGACGTCGTCAACGCCACCAGCGGCCGCGGCGTGCTCAGCCACTTGTTCAAGGAATACGGCCCGCTCGCGGGCGAGGTCCTCACCCGCATCACCGGCACGCTCATCGCCACCGAGGCCGGCGAGACGACGGGCTACGCCCTCGTCATGTGTCAGGAGCGCGGCAAGCTCTTCGTCAACCCCGGCGAGCAGGTCTACGAGGGCATGATCGTCGGCGAGAATCCCCGTAACGAGGACATCGCCATCAACGCCGTGCGCGAGAAGAAGCTCACCAACTTCCGCTCCCAGGGCGAAGGCGTGGCCTCCGGCCTCACGCCCGCGACCAAGCTCTCGCTCGAGCGCTCCATCGAGTACATCGCCGCCGACGAGCTGGTCGAGGTCACCCCGAAGAGCCTGCGCCTGCGCAAGCGGATCCTGAACAACGCCGCCCGTCAAAAGGCCGCGAAGTCCGGCAAGGCCTGA
- a CDS encoding DUF5060 domain-containing protein, producing MLPRPLRLLARLVVLGLLPVMLRALPESGEVHVWETQEITFQAASDYANPYAEVDCWIELEGPGFAKRVYGFWDGGRTFKVRFVTTAPGEWHWRSGSNQPADAGLNRGAGKLKAIAWTDAEMAANANRRGFVRTAAGGHALTYADGSPFFLVGDTWLAASTWRLPWRGAPATPDYEPASGISFEEAVAYRKRQGYNSVSFIAAFPNWAADHRGATFANADGIYLRNAWEKFGHWAPNARISTADGATTTAKDMHDEDGNRPFEMMPDRDDGLANFDRINPAYFRSLDRKMRHLADEGFVPFLETIRRDNAPAWKAYFDFNVSYARFVQYLIARYGAYNLVFSGIHLDWIPKDFSLTADEFNAALTHHWKTYGPLPFGQPYTVLIDSATHKVFGHGETAPWLTMHTVGNKPRNHAIYASLEEIFRLTPAYPAANLEPYYTGWNHAINRPGGETPAENSDRDNYFARAMMYGSFLSGGLAGHVHGTAAYDLTSTGEPAGWRPHIWTALRYESGGQMKHLRDFVLSEGVRYQDLELASADLSTRSTANPLDDGLDGWSFMMRTPERDFALLYFENRSGPAQLAGFPPGARYRWTWFNPRQGGWSEAPELEVDAEGKLATPSFPVGEPGIINDWAAKLRRTK from the coding sequence ATGTTGCCCCGCCCCCTGCGCCTGCTCGCCCGTCTCGTTGTCCTGGGGTTGCTCCCCGTGATGCTCCGCGCCTTGCCTGAATCCGGCGAAGTGCACGTGTGGGAAACGCAGGAGATCACCTTCCAGGCGGCGTCGGACTACGCCAATCCCTACGCCGAGGTGGATTGCTGGATCGAGCTCGAGGGCCCCGGTTTCGCCAAGCGCGTGTACGGCTTCTGGGATGGCGGGCGGACCTTCAAGGTGCGTTTCGTCACCACGGCTCCCGGGGAATGGCACTGGCGCTCGGGCTCCAACCAGCCGGCCGACGCCGGTCTGAATCGCGGGGCCGGCAAACTGAAGGCCATTGCCTGGACGGACGCGGAAATGGCCGCGAATGCCAACCGCCGGGGCTTTGTCCGCACCGCCGCCGGTGGTCACGCCCTGACCTACGCCGACGGTTCGCCGTTTTTCCTGGTGGGCGACACCTGGCTCGCGGCCTCGACCTGGCGTCTGCCGTGGCGCGGGGCGCCCGCGACCCCGGACTACGAGCCCGCCAGCGGCATCAGCTTTGAGGAGGCGGTGGCCTACCGCAAACGGCAGGGGTACAACTCCGTGAGCTTCATCGCGGCGTTTCCCAACTGGGCGGCCGATCACCGCGGCGCGACCTTTGCCAACGCCGACGGCATCTACCTGCGCAACGCCTGGGAAAAATTCGGCCACTGGGCGCCCAACGCCCGGATCTCCACGGCGGACGGCGCGACCACCACCGCGAAGGATATGCATGACGAGGACGGCAACCGTCCGTTTGAGATGATGCCGGATCGCGACGACGGTCTCGCCAACTTCGACCGCATCAACCCTGCGTACTTCCGCAGCCTCGACCGCAAGATGCGGCACCTGGCCGACGAGGGATTCGTGCCCTTCCTCGAGACCATCCGCCGTGACAACGCCCCGGCCTGGAAGGCCTATTTCGATTTCAACGTCTCCTATGCGCGCTTCGTCCAGTACCTCATCGCCCGCTACGGTGCCTACAACCTCGTGTTCAGCGGCATCCACCTGGATTGGATCCCGAAGGACTTCAGCCTGACCGCGGATGAGTTCAATGCCGCCCTTACGCATCACTGGAAAACTTACGGTCCGCTGCCGTTCGGCCAGCCTTACACCGTCTTGATCGACAGCGCCACCCACAAGGTCTTCGGACACGGCGAGACCGCCCCGTGGCTGACCATGCATACGGTCGGCAACAAGCCGCGCAACCATGCGATCTACGCCTCGCTCGAGGAAATCTTCCGCCTGACCCCCGCGTATCCCGCGGCCAACCTGGAACCTTATTATACGGGCTGGAACCACGCCATCAATCGACCCGGCGGCGAGACCCCGGCGGAGAATTCGGACCGCGATAACTATTTCGCGCGCGCCATGATGTACGGTTCGTTCCTCTCCGGCGGTCTGGCCGGTCATGTCCACGGCACCGCGGCCTACGATCTGACAAGCACTGGCGAGCCGGCCGGCTGGCGTCCGCATATCTGGACCGCCCTCCGTTACGAGTCGGGAGGACAAATGAAGCACCTGCGTGACTTCGTGCTGTCGGAAGGCGTGCGTTATCAGGATCTCGAGCTCGCCTCGGCTGATCTGTCCACCCGCTCGACCGCCAATCCCCTGGACGACGGTCTGGACGGCTGGTCATTCATGATGCGCACCCCGGAGCGTGATTTCGCGCTGCTCTATTTTGAAAACCGGTCCGGACCGGCGCAGCTCGCGGGCTTTCCGCCCGGGGCGCGTTACCGTTGGACCTGGTTCAACCCGCGCCAGGGCGGCTGGAGTGAGGCCCCGGAATTGGAGGTCGATGCGGAGGGAAAGCTCGCGACGCCGTCCTTCCCCGTGGGCGAGCCAGGCATCATCAACGACTGGGCGGCGAAGCTGCGGCGTACGAAGTAG
- a CDS encoding CPBP family intramembrane glutamic endopeptidase, with protein sequence MRLHPFYNAERQLRNGWWIALFFLVLAALLIPALLLAQEAGTELSPLHQAAIVALASGVCQLGRRRPQRELWGRFDRRWLAQLGLGGLLGAALMLAPALLLGLGGSVVWSPNPAGFAAFPSLVLLGIWVAMAEELMFRGFFFQRLVAGLGPWPAQLLMAAYFLLTHLNNPGMAGTGKLLGSVNIFLASILFGLAYLRTGSLAMPLGLHFMANLTQGAVLGFGVSGTEQPGLLAPHFDSAPDWVTGGSFGLEASAPGLTFVVGAIVLLYRWQPRLPTPGAAAHPATQDAANRG encoded by the coding sequence ATGCGCTTGCACCCGTTCTATAACGCCGAGCGGCAGCTGCGAAACGGGTGGTGGATTGCGCTCTTCTTTTTGGTGCTGGCCGCGCTGCTGATCCCCGCCCTCTTGCTCGCCCAGGAGGCCGGGACCGAACTGTCCCCACTGCACCAGGCGGCGATCGTGGCCCTGGCCTCCGGCGTCTGCCAGCTCGGCCGGCGCCGGCCTCAGCGGGAATTGTGGGGGCGATTTGATCGCCGCTGGCTGGCCCAGCTGGGCTTGGGCGGCCTGCTGGGGGCCGCGCTGATGCTGGCACCGGCGCTGTTGTTGGGGCTCGGCGGCAGCGTCGTGTGGAGCCCCAACCCGGCCGGTTTTGCCGCCTTTCCCTCCCTCGTTCTCCTTGGCATCTGGGTGGCCATGGCCGAGGAGCTGATGTTTCGGGGTTTCTTTTTTCAGCGACTGGTCGCCGGTCTCGGCCCGTGGCCGGCGCAGTTGCTGATGGCCGCTTATTTTCTCCTCACCCACCTGAACAACCCCGGGATGGCCGGCACCGGCAAACTGCTCGGCAGCGTGAACATTTTCCTGGCCTCAATCCTCTTCGGCCTGGCGTATCTGCGCACCGGCAGCCTGGCCATGCCCCTCGGTCTGCATTTCATGGCCAACCTGACGCAGGGCGCGGTCCTCGGGTTCGGGGTCAGCGGAACAGAGCAACCGGGATTGCTGGCCCCCCACTTTGATTCCGCTCCGGACTGGGTGACCGGCGGTTCATTTGGGTTGGAGGCCAGCGCGCCCGGCCTCACCTTTGTCGTGGGCGCCATCGTGCTGCTTTACCGCTGGCAGCCCCGGCTTCCCACGCCCGGAGCGGCCGCCCACCCCGCTACCCAAGACGCGGCGAACAGAGGTTAA